Proteins found in one Quercus robur chromosome 2, dhQueRobu3.1, whole genome shotgun sequence genomic segment:
- the LOC126714628 gene encoding triacylglycerol lipase 2 isoform X7, whose translation MKQIARGPKLNIEKPHDLEVIGYGIESEPNTDGLTWFLNSPGQNLPLILANNGFDVWIANTRGTRLSRQHVSLVPGQPAFWNWSWDELVSFELPALFDYVYGQTGQKIDYVGHSLGTLTALASFSEGKLVNQLKSAALLSPIAYLSHMKTALANIAAKSFVGEIRTLFGQAEFNPKGKARGDFIKFLCDNPGVDCYDLVTALTGKNCCLNSSIVDLFLTNGPQSTSTMNMVHLSQTVRNGVVAKYNYGRHDYNLMHYGEAMPPIYNLSNIPHDLPMFLSYGGQDALSDVLDVKHLLDDLKSHDVDKLSVQFIKDYAHVDFIMGVNAKDVVYNQVVKFFEGQHLRSLMEASVV comes from the exons ATGAAGCAAATTGCTCGCGGACCTAAACTGAACATTGAGAAGCCTCACGACCTTGAAGTCATTGGATACGGAATCGAATCTGAACCCAACACT gATGGATTGACATGGTTTCTGAATTCTCCGGGGCAAAATCTACCGTTAATTTTAGCTAATAATGGGTTTGATGTGTGGATTGCTAACACCAGAGGGACCAGATTAAGCCGACAACATGTCTCCTTGGTCCCTGGCCAACCG GCTTTCTGGAATTGGTCATGGGATGAATTGGTTTCCTTTGAGCTACCAGCTCTTTTTGACTATGTGTATGGGCAAACAGGGCAGAAGATTGATTACGTGGGCCATTCCCTG GGAACTTTAACAGCTTTGGCATCCTTCTCGGAAGGTAAACTAGTGAACCAGCTGAAATCCGCAGCATTGTTGAGTCCTATTGCTTATTTGAGCCACATGAAAACTGCACTTGCCAATATTGCTGCCAAATCCTTTGTTGGTGAG ATCCGCACGCTATTTGGTCAAGCAGAGTTCAATCCCAAAGG GAAAGCTCGGGGTGACTTTATCAAGTTTCTATGTGATAATCCCGGGGTTGACTGCTACGACTTAGTAACCGCACTAACTG GGAAAAATTGCTGCCTTAATTCCTCAATCGTTGATCTCTTCCTGACGAATGGACCTCAGTCAACATCAACCATGAACATGGTGCACCTTTCTCAAA CTGTTAGAAATGGTGTTGTGGCAAAATACAACTATGGAAGGCATGACTATAATTTGATGCATTATGGGGAAGCCATGCCACCAATTTATAACCTCTCCAACATTCCCCATGACCTTCCTATGTTCCTTAGCTATGGTGGCCAAGATGCACTCTCTGATGTCCTAGATGTTAAACATTTACTTGATGATTTAAAGTCCCATGATGTAGACAAGCTCTCAGTTCAGTTCATCAAGGATTATGCTCACGTAGATTTCATCATGGGAGTGAATGCCAAGGATGTAGTTTACAATCAAGTGGTTAAATTTTTTGAGGGCCAACACTTACGATCCTTGATGGAGGCCTCAGTTGTGTGA
- the LOC126714628 gene encoding triacylglycerol lipase 2 isoform X1, translated as MGIPGLLGLAAWSFYILVLAVQPHQANSSIRGSFGLNKGAVASPENGLCASSVTVHGYKCEEQEVTTKDGYILSVQRIPEGRVGGTAGTKKQPVLLQHGVTVDGLTWFLNSPGQNLPLILANNGFDVWIANTRGTRLSRQHVSLVPGQPAFWNWSWDELVSFELPALFDYVYGQTGQKIDYVGHSLGTLTALASFSEGKLVNQLKSAALLSPIAYLSHMKTALANIAAKSFVGEIRTLFGQAEFNPKGKARGDFIKFLCDNPGVDCYDLVTALTGKNCCLNSSIVDLFLTNGPQSTSTMNMVHLSQTVRNGVVAKYNYGRHDYNLMHYGEAMPPIYNLSNIPHDLPMFLSYGGQDALSDVLDVKHLLDDLKSHDVDKLSVQFIKDYAHVDFIMGVNAKDVVYNQVVKFFEGQHLRSLMEASVV; from the exons ATGGGAATCCCTGGCTTGTTGGGTTTGGCTGCTTGGAGCTTCTATATCCTAGTCTTGGCAGTTCAGCCTCATCAAGCAAATAGCTCAATTCGTGGTTCCTTTGGCCTAAACAAAGGTGCTGTAGCTTCACCAGAGAATGGTCTATGCGCATCTTCAGTGACTGTACATGGCTACAAATGCGAGGAGCAGGAA GTGACAACCAAAGATGGGTATATACTCAGTGTGCAAAGGATCCCAGAAGGTCGGGTTGGGGGTACTGCTGGGACGAAGAAGCAACCAGTCTTATTACAACATGGGGTTACAGTC gATGGATTGACATGGTTTCTGAATTCTCCGGGGCAAAATCTACCGTTAATTTTAGCTAATAATGGGTTTGATGTGTGGATTGCTAACACCAGAGGGACCAGATTAAGCCGACAACATGTCTCCTTGGTCCCTGGCCAACCG GCTTTCTGGAATTGGTCATGGGATGAATTGGTTTCCTTTGAGCTACCAGCTCTTTTTGACTATGTGTATGGGCAAACAGGGCAGAAGATTGATTACGTGGGCCATTCCCTG GGAACTTTAACAGCTTTGGCATCCTTCTCGGAAGGTAAACTAGTGAACCAGCTGAAATCCGCAGCATTGTTGAGTCCTATTGCTTATTTGAGCCACATGAAAACTGCACTTGCCAATATTGCTGCCAAATCCTTTGTTGGTGAG ATCCGCACGCTATTTGGTCAAGCAGAGTTCAATCCCAAAGG GAAAGCTCGGGGTGACTTTATCAAGTTTCTATGTGATAATCCCGGGGTTGACTGCTACGACTTAGTAACCGCACTAACTG GGAAAAATTGCTGCCTTAATTCCTCAATCGTTGATCTCTTCCTGACGAATGGACCTCAGTCAACATCAACCATGAACATGGTGCACCTTTCTCAAA CTGTTAGAAATGGTGTTGTGGCAAAATACAACTATGGAAGGCATGACTATAATTTGATGCATTATGGGGAAGCCATGCCACCAATTTATAACCTCTCCAACATTCCCCATGACCTTCCTATGTTCCTTAGCTATGGTGGCCAAGATGCACTCTCTGATGTCCTAGATGTTAAACATTTACTTGATGATTTAAAGTCCCATGATGTAGACAAGCTCTCAGTTCAGTTCATCAAGGATTATGCTCACGTAGATTTCATCATGGGAGTGAATGCCAAGGATGTAGTTTACAATCAAGTGGTTAAATTTTTTGAGGGCCAACACTTACGATCCTTGATGGAGGCCTCAGTTGTGTGA
- the LOC126714628 gene encoding triacylglycerol lipase 2 isoform X5 encodes MGIPGLLGLAAWSFYILVLAVQPHQANSSIRGSFGLNKGAVASPENGLCASSVTVHGYKCEEQEVTTKDGYILSVQRIPEGRVGGTAGTKKQPVLLQHGVTVDGLTWLLNSPEQNLPLILADNGFDVWISNTRGTRLSRRHVSLDPSQPAFWNWSWDELVSFELPALFDYVYGQTGQKIDYVGHSLGTLTALASFSEGKLVNQLKSAALLSPIAYLSHMKTALGDVAARSFVGEIGRLFGLAEFNPKAEAGGDFLKFLCDNPGVDCSDLLTAIAGKNCCLNSSTVDLFLMNEPQPTSIMNMVHLSQTVRDGVVAKYNYGRLDYNLMHYGEAVPPIYNLSNIPHDLPMFLSYGGQDALSDVLDVEHLLDDLKSHDVDKLSVQFIKDYAHADFIMGVNAKDVVYSQVVQFFKRQH; translated from the exons ATGGGAATCCCTGGCTTGTTGGGTTTGGCTGCTTGGAGCTTCTATATCCTAGTCTTGGCAGTTCAGCCTCATCAAGCAAATAGCTCAATTCGTGGTTCCTTTGGCCTAAACAAAGGTGCTGTAGCTTCACCAGAGAATGGTCTATGCGCATCTTCAGTGACTGTACATGGCTACAAATGCGAGGAGCAGGAA GTGACAACCAAAGATGGGTATATACTCAGTGTGCAAAGGATCCCAGAAGGTCGGGTTGGGGGTACTGCTGGGACGAAGAAGCAACCAGTCTTATTACAACATGGGGTTACAGTC GATGGATTGACATGGCTTCTGAATTCTCCGGAGCAAAATCTACCATTAATTTTAGCTGATAACGGGTTTGATGTGTGGATTTCTAACACCAGAGGGACCAGATTAAGCCGACGACATGTCTCCTTGGACCCTAGCCAACCG GCTTTCTGGAATTGGTCATGGGATGAATTGGTTTCCTTTGAGCTACCTGCTCTTTTTGACTATGTGTATGGCCAAACAGGGCAGAAGATTGATTACGTGGGCCATTCCCTG GGAACTTTAACAGCTTTGGCATCCTTCTCGGAAGGTAAACTAGTGAACCAGCTGAAATCCGCAGCATTGTTGAGTCCAATTGCTTATTTGAGCCACATGAAAACTGCACTTGGCGATGTTGCTGCCAGATCCTTTGTTGGTGAG ATCGGCAGGCTATTTGGTCTAGCAGAGTTCAATCCCAAAGC GGAAGCTGGGGGTGACTTTCTCAAGTTTCTATGTGATAATCCCGGGGTTGACTGCTCCGACTTACTGACCGCAATTGCTG GGAAAAATTGCTGCCTTAATTCCTCAACCGTTGATCTCTTCCTGATGAATGAACCTCAGCCAACATCAATCATGAACATGGTGCACCTTTCTCAAA CTGTTAGAGATGGTGTTGTGGCAAAATACAACTATGGGAGGCTTGACTATAATTTGATGCATTATGGGGAAGCCGTGCCACCAATTTATAACCTCTCCAACATTCCCCATGACCTTCCTATGTTCCTTAGCTATGGTGGCCAAGATGCACTCTCTGATGTCCTAGATGTTGAACATTTACTTGATGATTTAAAGTCCCATGATGTAGACAAACTCTCAGTTCAGTTCATCAAGGATTATGCTCACGCAGATTTCATCATGGGAGTGAATGCCAAGGACGTCGTTTACAGTCAAGTGGTTCAATTTTTTAAGCGCCAACACTAA